One region of Cryptococcus deuterogattii R265 chromosome 14, complete sequence genomic DNA includes:
- a CDS encoding exosome complex exonuclease DIS3/RRP44 codes for MAAVKLHPPITILKRTREDQHLSQNKFLKKTVRGKVINIFRERYVRDDIPCGYQDCHQCSQFPGYKPVLPRTGYLQHTKFAGNGHYLVIDTNIVLHQMDLLQSLPAQLPLIIPSTTIRETRHRSLPLYNRLQQLIQDEDRLVWVWWNEERRETATVREVDEERGREKINDRNDRAIRQTVLFYADHLSQLTSNAPSLILLTDDAANRGLAAEQGIVAVSAREYIDGLESAEREKLVDLVVGGVDEIEVVERRSRRIYPDYLPQDTLLAGVKTGRYHQGHFNANQYNYLEGTVNVPGLVKPVLLVGRQAMNRSVNGDVVVVEIFPESEWKAPGEEVVDQDIALRDDDVEDDESGGVADKEFVKEKQEWLETEDAKKNKKEILPTGRVVGIVKRNWRAYVCHLDRSSLSDSAFTSLAQQTVFATPLSRALPRIRLRTRQAPQLVDQKILVTIDNWSPTSRYPDGHFVRALGKVASKEAEQESLLLEYEVPYRPFGKAILNCLPPEGDNWVVPKKDMECLEWRDREDLRGLDICSIDPPGCQDIDDALHARRLPNGNIEAGVHIADVSHFVHPDNPMDSEAASRGTTVYLVDKRIDMLPSLLGTNLCSLRPFVERLAFSVIWELNEDAEVVDVRFVKSVIASKEAFTYEAAQLRKDDKSMNDQLTNSIRLLNHLAIKLKAARMRAGALSLSSPELKIHLASSESAEPINVEQKKLLETNSLVEEFMLLANIWVAKKIQEVFPATAVLRRHSPPPKTNFEVLQDILIKRKGIALDVSTSKALADSLDACVIAGEPEFNTLVRIMATRCMLSAEYFCSGNVSKESYGHYGLASPIYTHFTSPIRRYADVLAHRQLAAAINYTPLHPSLQSKSHVERILSTVNKRHRLAQMAGRASVEFYVSLTLKGKGTGEEIGVRRKEEAWVVRTFKNGLAVFVPKLGLEGLVTFQKELHTYDAENYTISIPSSSGEVVVAVFDKIMVDISIEKDENTQRGKVKMIMVEPVDSDTL; via the exons ATGGCAGCTGTAAAATTGCATCCCCCCATCACTATCCTCAAGCGCACACGAGAGGACCAACATCTTTCTCAAAATAAATTTCTCAAGAAAACAGTAAGGGGAAAGGTCATAAACA TCTTCCGAGAACGATATGTCCGTGATGATATTCCATGTGGATACCAGGACTGCCATCAATGTTCACAATTCCCAGGATACAAGCCTGTCCTCCCCAGGACCGGATATCTACAACACACGAAGTTTGCAGGGAATGGCCACTACCTCGTCATTGACACCAACATTGTGCTCCACCAG ATGGACTTGCTGCAGTCTCTTCCGGCACAGCTccccctcatcatcccctccaccactaTCCGCGAAACTCGACACCGTTCTCTTCCCTTATACAATCGCCTCCAACAGCTTATTCAGGATGAAGATCGTCTCGTCTGGGTTTGGTGGAATGAAGAACGCCGCGAGACTGCTACTGTCCGAGAGGTAGATGAAGAGCGTGGTAGGGAAAAAATCAACGACCGTAATGACCGAGCGATCCGCCAGACCGTCCTTTTTTACGCCGATCACTTGTCCCAACTCACTTCCAATGcaccttctctcatcttaCTCACCGATGATGCCGCCAACCGCGGGCTTGCCGCCGAGCAGGGAATTGTGGCTGTTAGTGCAAGGGAGTACATTGATGGTCTGGAATCGGCTGAGCGAGAGAAACTTGTCGATCTCGTCGTAGGTGGTGTGGACGAAATTGAGGTTGTCGAGCGCCGAAGTCGCCGTATTTACCCCGACTATCTCCCACAGGATACACTCCTCGCTGGTGTCAAAACAGGACGTTATCACCAAGGTCACTTCAACGCGAACCAGTATAATTACCTTGAAGGCACTGTTAACGTTCCTGGGCTTGTAAAACCTGTCTTGTTGGTGGGTAGGCAAGCAATGAACAGAAGTGTCAATGGCGATGTCGTTGTAGTTGAGATCTTCCCCGAATCTGAGTGGAAAGCGCccggagaagaggttgttgaTCAGGATATAGCGTtgagggatgatgatgtggaagaCGACGAGAGTGGGGGAGTAGCCGATAAGGAGTTCGTCAAGGAAAAACAGGAATGGCTAGAGACGGAAGATGCTAAGAAGAATAAGAAAGAGATTCTGCCTACAGGTCGAGTTGTCGGTATTGTCAAGCGTAACTGGAGGGC ATACGTATGTCATCTTGATCGTTCATCACTCTCTGACTCAGCATTCACTTCCCTCGCTCAACAAACAGTCTTCGCCACTCCTCTCTCTCGTGCTTTGCCCCGTATCCGTCTTAGGACCCGCCAAGCTCCCCAGTTGGTGGATCAAAAAATTCTCGTCACCATTGACAACTGGTCCCCCACCTCCCGTTATCCTGATGGCCATTTTGTTCGTGCGCTGGGTAAAGTTGCCTCCAAAGAAGCGGAGCAAGagtcccttctccttgaatACGAGGTTCCATATCGACCTTTCGGTAAGGCCATCTTGAACTGTCTCCCACCCGAGGGAGATAATTGGGTCGTCCCCAAGAAGGATATGGAATGTTTGGAGTGGAGGGATAGAGAAGACTTGAGAGGTTTGGATATCTGCAGTATTGATCCCCCTGGGTGTCAGGATATCGATGATGCGCTACATGCGAGGAGGTTGCCGAATGGTAATATCGAGGCTGGTGTCC ATATCGCCGATGTGTCTCACTTTGTTCACCCCGACAATCCGATGGATTCTGAAGCCGCCTCCCGTGGTACCACTGTGTACCTCGTCGACAAGCGAATCGATAtgcttccttctttactAGGTACCAATCTTTGCTCATTGAGGCCATTTGTGGAGAGGTTGGCCTTTAGTGTCATTTGG GAATTGAACGAAGATGCGGAAGTCGTTGACGTCAGATTTGTCAAGAGTGTGATTGCGTCCAAAGAGGCGTTTACGTACGAAGCCGCTCAGTTGCGCAAAGATGATAA ATCTATGAATGACCAGCTCACAAACTCGATCCGCCTTCTCAACCACCTCGCCATTAAACTGAAAGCCGCTCGTATGCGTGCTGGtgccctctctctctcttctcctgaaCTCAAGATTCACCTCGCTTCATCTGAATCCGCCGAGCCCATCAACGTCGAGCAAAAGAAACTTCTTGAAACAAATAGTCTTGTAGAAGAGTTCATGCTGCTCGCCAATATCTGGGTGGCCAAGAAGATCCAAGAGGTTTTCCCGGCTACTGCTGTGCTGAGAAGACATTCTCCGCCACCAAAGACCAATTTCGAGGTGCTGCAGGATATCTTgataaaaagaaagggaatAGCGCTTGATGTGTCCACCTCCAAAGCTTTGGCCGACTCCCTTGATGCTTGCGTT ATTGCTGGAGAACCAGAATTCAACACTCTTGTGAGGATTATGGCTACGCGATGCATGCTTTCGGCAGAGTATTTCTGTTCTGGAAATGTATCCAAGGAGTCTTACGGACATTACGGTTTGGCCAGTCCCATCTACACCCATTTTACT TCCCCTATTCGTCGATACGCCGACGTCCTTGCGCACCGCCAACTGGCTGCGGCCATCAATTAcactcctctccacccttcgCTTCAATCCAAATCCCATGTCGAAAGAATCTTGTCCACTGTCAACAAGCGACATAGGCTCGCACAAATGGCAGGAAGGGCGAGCGTGGAATTCTATGTCAGTCTGACTTTGAAGGGTAAGGGTACTGGCGAGGAAATTggggtgaggaggaaggaagaagcatgGGTCGTTAGGACATTCAAAAATGGTCTGGCAGTGTTTGTCCCCAA GCTCGGCTTGGAGGGGCTCGTCACTTTCCAGAAGGAATTGCATACCTATGATGCTGAAAACTacaccatctccatcccttcttcatctggtGAGGTTGTTGTAGCGGTGTTTGATAAAATCATGGTAGATATCTCTatcgagaaggatgaaaacaCTCAAAGGGgcaaggtgaagatgatcatgGTGGAGCCTGTTGACTCCGACACCCTGTAA